The following are encoded together in the Blautia obeum ATCC 29174 genome:
- a CDS encoding aminopeptidase, with amino-acid sequence MENLVKIAEDVLTSCLAVKTGEEVLIITDDSRKEIGEAIYEAAGNLGCEKLLMVMKEREVSGQEPPKAIAAAMKAADVVLVPTAQSLTHTNARIEAAKAGTRVATMPGITKEMFSRGAMTADYNEVEKLTAKVTEMLTRASRARIEKDGYVLNINISGRNGVPSPGVYREAGKCGNLPSGEAYIAPLEDGSDGEMIIDGSMVGIGKLESPLHMTISGGKLRSVTGEKSENLDILLKNEINGTVCELGIGTNEAAILNGIILEDEKVYGTVHIAFGTNTSFGGTNKAECHMDGIILRPTLYLDDTKVIENGVFLI; translated from the coding sequence ATGGAGAATTTAGTGAAAATTGCAGAAGATGTTTTGACTTCCTGTCTTGCAGTGAAAACAGGAGAAGAAGTGCTGATCATCACAGATGACAGCCGTAAGGAGATTGGTGAAGCTATTTATGAAGCAGCTGGAAATCTTGGCTGCGAAAAACTGCTTATGGTAATGAAAGAACGCGAAGTAAGCGGGCAGGAACCGCCAAAAGCGATTGCAGCAGCTATGAAAGCAGCTGATGTCGTGCTCGTTCCGACTGCACAGTCTCTGACCCATACGAATGCCCGTATTGAAGCAGCCAAAGCAGGTACTCGTGTGGCTACTATGCCTGGTATCACAAAAGAAATGTTTTCACGCGGTGCAATGACTGCTGATTACAATGAAGTTGAAAAATTAACTGCAAAAGTAACAGAAATGCTGACCAGAGCATCCCGTGCCCGCATTGAAAAAGACGGTTATGTGTTAAACATCAATATTAGTGGAAGAAATGGTGTTCCAAGCCCTGGTGTATACAGAGAAGCCGGAAAGTGCGGAAACCTTCCTTCAGGTGAAGCCTATATTGCACCGCTCGAAGACGGTTCTGATGGAGAAATGATCATTGACGGTTCCATGGTAGGCATTGGTAAGCTTGAAAGTCCGCTTCACATGACGATTTCCGGCGGAAAACTACGTTCCGTAACAGGAGAGAAGAGCGAAAATCTTGATATTCTCCTAAAAAATGAAATCAACGGAACAGTCTGTGAACTTGGAATCGGAACAAATGAAGCTGCAATTCTGAACGGTATCATCCTTGAAGATGAAAAAGTATATGGAACTGTTCATATCGCCTTTGGTACCAACACTTCTTTTGGTGGAACAAACAAAGCAGAATGCCATATGGATGGAATCATCCTGCGTCCGACTTTATATCTGGATGATACAAAAGTAATCGAAAACGGAGTTTTTCTTATCTGA
- a CDS encoding AroM family protein, which yields MKIGAITIGQAPRTDVTADILHIFDDSLELVQAGGLDGLTKEQIAEFAPGKDDYVLVSRLTDGSSVTFAERHILPRLQDAINRMEDEGCSLIMMFCTGSFPETLSTRKIPMIYPCELLNRLVPLMTKKSDIICMTPSPLQTEQCENKWKKYVDHVKAVSASPYGEWDALEKAAEEIKNSEADLIVLDCIGYTQEMKKMFAEKTGKKVVLPRTLLARVVSELTDI from the coding sequence ATGAAAATAGGAGCAATTACAATTGGACAGGCACCACGTACAGATGTGACCGCAGATATCTTACATATCTTTGATGATTCACTGGAACTTGTTCAGGCCGGCGGTCTCGACGGTCTCACAAAAGAACAGATTGCAGAATTTGCTCCAGGCAAGGATGATTATGTTCTGGTATCCAGATTAACAGACGGAAGTTCTGTAACATTTGCAGAGCGTCATATTCTGCCAAGACTTCAAGATGCAATTAACCGTATGGAAGATGAGGGATGCAGTCTTATCATGATGTTCTGTACAGGCAGTTTCCCTGAAACACTTTCTACCAGAAAAATCCCTATGATATATCCATGTGAACTACTGAACCGTCTTGTTCCGCTAATGACCAAAAAATCCGATATTATCTGTATGACACCATCACCACTTCAGACTGAACAGTGTGAAAACAAATGGAAAAAATATGTGGATCATGTCAAAGCAGTTTCCGCTTCACCATATGGTGAATGGGATGCTCTTGAAAAAGCAGCAGAAGAAATTAAGAATTCTGAAGCAGATCTGATCGTTCTTGACTGCATTGGATATACACAGGAAATGAAGAAGATGTTTGCAGAAAAGACAGGTAAAAAGGTTGTTCTTCCACGAACCCTTCTTGCCAGAGTTGTTTCTGAACTTACAGATATCTGA
- a CDS encoding DUF1177 domain-containing protein: protein MLMKQIIDAYEVLDSSFVTGEAVKEYLLGIKADANVEVYELVGPKGSTDMLKVRIPGKNGKTNGGDAPTIGLLGRLGGIGARPERIGFVSDGDGALCAVALAAKLLDMQNKGDYLDGDVFISTHICPHAPTAPHDPVPFMGSPVEMAQVNKEEVSPDLDALLVVDTTKGNRVINTRGFAISPTVKEGYVLRTSEDLLDLMQITTGRLPYVFPLATQDITPYGNDVHHLNSILQPCTATDAPVVGVAITAETMVPGCATGATHAADVEEAARFMLEVAKAYGRKQCSFYDADEYARLQKLYGSMKHLQTLGNE, encoded by the coding sequence ATGTTAATGAAACAGATCATTGATGCTTACGAAGTACTTGACAGTTCATTCGTAACAGGAGAAGCAGTAAAAGAATATCTTCTCGGAATTAAAGCGGATGCCAACGTTGAGGTTTATGAACTGGTTGGACCTAAGGGAAGCACAGATATGCTTAAAGTTCGTATTCCTGGCAAAAATGGTAAAACAAACGGTGGAGATGCTCCAACAATCGGTCTTCTTGGAAGACTTGGTGGAATCGGTGCACGTCCGGAACGTATCGGATTCGTATCAGATGGTGACGGTGCTCTCTGTGCAGTAGCTCTTGCAGCAAAGCTGCTTGATATGCAGAACAAGGGAGATTATCTTGATGGTGATGTATTTATCTCAACACATATCTGCCCACATGCTCCGACAGCCCCTCATGATCCGGTTCCATTCATGGGATCTCCAGTTGAAATGGCACAGGTAAATAAAGAAGAAGTTTCTCCTGACCTGGATGCACTGCTTGTTGTAGACACAACAAAAGGAAACCGTGTAATCAATACAAGAGGATTTGCGATTTCTCCTACAGTAAAAGAAGGATATGTATTAAGAACTTCTGAAGATCTTCTTGATCTGATGCAGATCACTACAGGACGCCTTCCATATGTATTCCCTCTTGCAACACAGGATATCACACCATATGGAAATGATGTTCATCATCTGAATAGTATCCTGCAGCCATGTACAGCAACAGATGCACCAGTTGTAGGTGTTGCGATCACAGCAGAAACTATGGTTCCTGGATGTGCTACAGGAGCAACACATGCTGCTGATGTTGAAGAGGCTGCAAGATTTATGTTGGAAGTTGCCAAAGCATATGGAAGAAAGCAGTGTAGCTTCTATGATGCAGATGAATATGCACGTCTTCAGAAATTGTATGGAAGCATGAAACATCTTCAGACTCTCGGAAATGAATAA
- a CDS encoding DUF917 family protein: protein MKTKGIRLTKDVLDAALAGGTILGGGGGGDPKKGRKYAEIAVDYTDLRLITIDDLDEDDVLLTASLVGAPNAANQYMTPKDIAKTVEILQKNCDFHIGGIITNEQGGEATVNGWLQAAVTGLPVVDAPCNGRAHPTGVMGSMNLHEIPDYTTVQACVGGNPDTGNHIECFFEGNIDHTSKMVRLASIEAGGLVAVARNPVKVSYARQNCAIGGVSFAIETGKAFLKGLETSVEEGVNSLCTFLNGRILARGPVQNFSIETTGGFDVGYATVGGCDMTFWNEYATVEKDGERLATFPDLIMTINAKTGEPVTTAMMEEGLDVYVITTDKKNLKLSPTMYAPELLKATEDVIKKDLISYLDK, encoded by the coding sequence ATGAAAACAAAAGGAATTCGTCTTACAAAAGATGTCCTTGATGCTGCGCTCGCCGGGGGTACGATCCTCGGCGGTGGTGGTGGCGGTGATCCGAAAAAGGGCAGAAAATATGCAGAGATTGCAGTGGATTATACAGACCTTCGTCTGATCACAATCGATGATCTGGATGAAGATGATGTACTGTTAACCGCCTCTCTGGTCGGCGCACCGAATGCAGCGAATCAGTATATGACTCCAAAGGATATCGCTAAAACAGTTGAGATTCTTCAGAAAAACTGTGATTTTCATATTGGCGGCATCATCACAAATGAGCAGGGTGGAGAAGCTACTGTAAATGGCTGGCTTCAGGCTGCCGTTACAGGACTTCCGGTTGTGGATGCACCATGTAACGGACGTGCGCATCCGACAGGAGTAATGGGAAGTATGAATCTTCACGAAATCCCAGATTATACCACCGTTCAGGCATGTGTCGGCGGCAATCCGGATACAGGAAATCATATTGAATGCTTCTTTGAAGGAAATATCGATCATACTTCTAAAATGGTGCGTCTTGCATCTATCGAAGCCGGCGGTCTGGTTGCAGTAGCCAGAAATCCGGTCAAAGTATCCTATGCCAGACAAAATTGTGCCATTGGTGGTGTCAGCTTTGCAATTGAAACAGGAAAAGCATTCTTAAAAGGACTTGAAACTTCCGTAGAAGAGGGTGTAAACAGTCTCTGTACTTTCCTGAATGGACGCATACTTGCCAGAGGTCCGGTACAGAATTTCTCAATTGAGACAACTGGAGGTTTTGATGTAGGTTATGCAACCGTAGGCGGCTGTGATATGACTTTCTGGAATGAATACGCAACTGTAGAAAAAGATGGTGAACGACTTGCTACTTTCCCTGACCTTATCATGACGATCAACGCAAAAACAGGTGAACCTGTAACAACAGCCATGATGGAAGAGGGCCTTGATGTCTACGTGATCACCACAGACAAGAAGAATCTGAAACTTTCGCCGACCATGTATGCGCCGGAATTGCTGAAAGCAACAGAAGATGTAATCAAAAAAGACTTAATCAGTTATTTGGATAAGTAA
- a CDS encoding OPT/YSL family transporter, which yields MASNTNKDYTQMHIKASDHPKAYAPHILILNIVMSILGAIIGLELIVRTGVAPNTSIVGALFAIIISRLPIAFLKKYQSIHCQNMIQTSISGATFSAANCFLLPIGVPVIMGRMDLMYPMLVGAFLATIIDATILYKTFDSEMFPAEGAWPPGVASAESILAVVEKGKKALLLIVGMVIGIGGKMIGIPTDLLGVSWFGDFAAMTALGVGSIVIGIIKTNGFIIDIFGHSFPVITNIFGEGADLMASNMFKYMPHGIMIGAGLVSLIQCGRMLFKKSDGDSAAGKFTSSMANMKKALGGGYVAYLVVAVLLAVITGIWSEMGVVQLVIWVIFSAFAAIASELIVGISAMYSGWFPGFATALIFLIVGMLIGFPSLPLGILVAYTSATGPAFSDMAYDLKCGYILRGCGKDQELELEGRKQQYISEIIGFIVAFILVAIMAKQYFNQGMFAPVDATFAATIEAGAGGDVAKWLLIWAIPGAIIQFLGGSRQVGILFATGLLVGSTINGLTILIALLIRYILVKKNKENEQTLNILGAGSLAGAALYSFFTATLSLGKKK from the coding sequence ATGGCTAGTAACACAAACAAGGATTACACACAGATGCATATTAAAGCATCTGATCATCCAAAAGCGTATGCACCACATATTCTTATTTTGAACATCGTGATGAGCATACTTGGTGCAATTATCGGACTTGAACTGATCGTACGTACCGGTGTTGCACCAAACACATCTATCGTAGGAGCGTTATTTGCAATTATCATTTCACGTTTACCTATCGCATTTTTAAAGAAATACCAGAGTATCCACTGTCAGAACATGATTCAGACATCTATCTCAGGTGCAACATTTTCAGCAGCAAACTGCTTCCTGCTTCCAATCGGTGTTCCGGTTATCATGGGCAGAATGGATCTTATGTATCCTATGCTTGTTGGTGCATTTCTTGCAACCATCATTGATGCAACAATTCTTTATAAAACATTTGACAGCGAAATGTTTCCGGCAGAAGGAGCGTGGCCTCCTGGAGTTGCATCTGCAGAATCTATCCTCGCAGTTGTAGAAAAAGGAAAGAAAGCCCTTCTTCTTATTGTAGGTATGGTTATTGGTATCGGTGGTAAGATGATCGGTATTCCTACAGACCTTCTCGGCGTATCATGGTTCGGTGATTTCGCAGCTATGACAGCTCTTGGTGTAGGATCAATTGTAATCGGTATCATTAAGACAAATGGATTTATCATTGATATCTTCGGACACAGCTTCCCGGTCATTACCAATATCTTTGGTGAAGGTGCAGACTTGATGGCTTCAAACATGTTCAAATACATGCCTCACGGTATTATGATTGGTGCCGGCCTTGTATCTCTTATCCAGTGTGGCCGTATGCTGTTCAAGAAGAGTGACGGAGACAGTGCAGCTGGTAAATTTACATCCAGTATGGCAAACATGAAAAAAGCCTTAGGCGGTGGATATGTTGCATACCTGGTAGTAGCAGTCCTTCTGGCAGTGATCACAGGTATCTGGTCAGAAATGGGAGTTGTTCAGCTGGTCATCTGGGTGATCTTCTCAGCTTTTGCAGCAATTGCTTCCGAACTTATTGTGGGTATTTCTGCAATGTATTCAGGATGGTTCCCTGGATTTGCAACAGCGCTTATTTTCCTTATCGTAGGTATGTTGATTGGATTCCCGTCACTTCCACTTGGAATTCTTGTTGCTTATACTTCCGCAACAGGTCCTGCTTTCTCTGATATGGCATATGACCTCAAATGCGGTTACATCCTTCGCGGATGCGGAAAAGATCAGGAACTTGAGCTTGAAGGAAGAAAACAGCAGTATATCAGTGAGATTATTGGCTTTATAGTGGCATTTATACTTGTAGCTATTATGGCAAAACAGTACTTCAATCAGGGGATGTTTGCTCCGGTTGATGCTACTTTTGCAGCTACGATTGAAGCAGGTGCCGGCGGAGATGTTGCCAAATGGCTGCTTATTTGGGCTATTCCGGGTGCTATTATCCAGTTCCTTGGCGGTTCCAGACAGGTTGGTATCCTTTTTGCAACAGGTCTTCTTGTTGGATCTACTATCAACGGTCTGACAATCCTGATTGCTTTACTTATTCGTTATATTCTTGTTAAGAAGAACAAAGAAAACGAGCAGACCCTCAATATCCTGGGTGCTGGTTCACTTGCCGGAGCTGCTCTGTACAGTTTCTTTACAGCTACACTATCACTTGGTAAAAAGAAATAA
- a CDS encoding PucR family transcriptional regulator: protein MKLRVKDIVKIWNNGAASLVAGQEGLMRRIEVFDMMEQPNIKPWLREHLLLITTGYVIRNDKEALLNLIRDMNEVNASALAIKTRFFEDFPKEALQLADELKLPLFFLDNNAGFVELVFPVMTAIVESRSNIELDTRYQIGKENKSELDNRLFFDLINRKITQPEEAEYRTASLQWPSEPVRMIALSLETEKNSFLLEMKKEQQTKAISRILEKNHIRNAVICSKEMCFALMGISINDTLLDTIANDMIQKTVEINNCACSAIISNPLSDYLKLADTYQKLKEGFHIRVIRKQQWQCIFLDELQYDRIMLHISEDTEVHQFIRCKLGPLVEYDRAHDTQLLETLEALIQNHNSRKFAAESLFLHRNTMVHRINKIEEVLHCSLDDTEIMEQLEFAIKMKMYAH, encoded by the coding sequence ATGAAATTACGTGTTAAAGATATTGTAAAAATATGGAATAATGGTGCTGCTTCCCTGGTAGCAGGTCAGGAAGGACTCATGCGCAGGATAGAGGTATTTGATATGATGGAACAGCCTAATATCAAACCATGGCTCAGGGAACACCTGCTCCTGATCACTACCGGATATGTGATTCGAAATGACAAAGAAGCTCTGCTGAACCTGATCCGCGATATGAATGAGGTGAATGCATCTGCGCTTGCCATCAAAACCCGTTTTTTTGAGGATTTTCCCAAAGAAGCACTTCAACTGGCGGATGAACTGAAGCTTCCGTTATTTTTTCTCGATAATAATGCTGGCTTTGTGGAACTTGTTTTTCCTGTCATGACAGCAATCGTAGAATCCAGAAGCAATATTGAACTGGATACTCGTTATCAGATTGGAAAAGAAAACAAATCAGAACTTGATAACAGACTATTCTTTGATCTTATCAACCGTAAGATCACACAGCCAGAGGAGGCAGAATATCGTACAGCCTCTTTACAATGGCCATCAGAACCAGTGCGTATGATTGCGCTGTCTCTGGAAACTGAGAAAAATTCTTTTCTTCTTGAAATGAAAAAAGAACAACAGACAAAAGCAATTTCCAGAATTCTTGAAAAAAATCATATACGAAATGCTGTAATATGTAGCAAAGAAATGTGCTTTGCGCTCATGGGAATATCCATAAATGATACACTCCTTGATACAATTGCAAATGATATGATTCAAAAAACTGTCGAAATTAATAATTGCGCATGTTCTGCAATTATCAGCAACCCTCTGTCAGATTATCTTAAACTGGCGGATACTTATCAAAAACTCAAAGAAGGTTTTCATATTCGCGTGATCCGAAAGCAGCAGTGGCAGTGTATTTTCTTGGATGAACTTCAATATGATCGTATTATGCTGCATATATCTGAAGACACGGAAGTACACCAATTTATCAGGTGTAAGCTTGGCCCATTAGTGGAATATGACCGTGCTCATGATACGCAGCTGCTCGAGACACTTGAAGCACTCATTCAGAATCATAATTCCCGCAAATTTGCTGCGGAATCCCTTTTTTTACATAGAAATACTATGGTACATCGTATCAACAAGATCGAAGAAGTGTTGCATTGCAGCCTGGATGATACAGAAATAATGGAACAGCTGGAATTTGCTATAAAAATGAAAATGTATGCACATTAA
- a CDS encoding AEC family transporter, whose protein sequence is MNYMIAILPKMAGFLLLVLIGFTASRIGVIKKEAMSSISGFLLKIVLPALTISLIWENQTTFYTMARYGRMVIAQILMYFIMAAGGILGSRICHLSGTTSNVHRGCSVGGNYGFLVIPLIMTLFGDQGGNVYIPICSVIDTTLVWTLGFTLFTNGVGQKENPWKKIIMNPIFISIILGLCLTSFHIPVPDMIMNTIDSVGNTCYSWGLIYLGCSLGFMKLTNIFKYRSILVLVFTKILVIPLIVYFISHHFLTNVESMILMLISAAPSMTTSSMIAEQYHLDEEYASTAVVTTTLFCMLIIPLLFGLISL, encoded by the coding sequence ATGAATTATATGATAGCAATCCTTCCCAAAATGGCAGGATTTCTTTTACTTGTACTTATCGGCTTTACCGCATCACGTATTGGTGTGATCAAAAAAGAGGCCATGTCATCTATTTCCGGTTTCCTTTTGAAGATTGTGTTGCCGGCATTGACAATTTCGCTGATCTGGGAAAATCAGACTACCTTTTATACAATGGCCCGTTATGGCAGAATGGTCATTGCACAGATTCTCATGTACTTCATCATGGCAGCAGGAGGTATCCTTGGAAGCAGAATCTGCCACTTAAGCGGAACAACATCTAATGTACACCGTGGTTGTTCTGTTGGCGGTAATTATGGATTTCTTGTGATTCCTCTGATCATGACTCTGTTCGGCGATCAGGGCGGTAATGTTTATATCCCGATTTGTTCGGTCATTGATACTACTTTGGTCTGGACTCTTGGATTTACATTATTTACGAATGGAGTAGGACAGAAAGAAAATCCGTGGAAAAAAATCATCATGAATCCGATTTTCATTTCTATCATACTTGGATTATGTCTGACCAGTTTTCACATTCCAGTTCCTGATATGATCATGAACACCATAGATTCTGTTGGAAACACCTGTTACAGCTGGGGACTGATTTATCTGGGATGCAGTCTTGGATTTATGAAGCTCACAAATATTTTTAAATACAGATCTATCCTTGTACTTGTGTTTACAAAGATACTCGTGATTCCACTGATTGTTTATTTTATTTCCCATCATTTTCTCACAAATGTTGAAAGTATGATTCTTATGTTGATCAGTGCAGCTCCATCCATGACAACTTCCAGTATGATTGCGGAACAGTATCATCTGGATGAGGAATATGCTTCCACGGCAGTAGTAACAACAACTTTATTCTGTATGCTCATCATTCCATTACTTTTTGGTCTGATTTCACTTTAA
- a CDS encoding MATE family efflux transporter: MEIDSIRNLGGVVLKNNKYEIDMCNGTIMDKLVSFSLPLMLSGILQLMFNAVDIIVVGQFTGSEALAAVGSTTALIAVFTNLFIGISLGANVLAARFYASGKNKEMSETVHTAIALAFVSGMIMAVVGLLFSRLALEIMGTPDNVIDQSTLYMRIYFLGMPFFMLYNYGAAILRAVGDTKRPLIFLIISGLANAGLNMLLVVAFNMGVAGVAIGTIVSQCISCILVLRCLYRSEGSYQLRFSKLTIKSFYLKQIFQVGIPAGIQSTVINLSNALLQSSVNSFGSIAMAGYTAANNIFGFLYVSVNSVTQSCMSFTSQNYGVRKTKRMDKVLLDCIILSFAFSFTLGCGAYFFGNELLRLYTSDPDVIQCGIEILAYTTVPYFCCGIMDLIPGALRGMGHSGVPMILSIIGTVGTRIVWIFGLFPHNRSLSFLFISYPVSWILTILMQVICFYFVRRKVHRNILTQG, from the coding sequence ATGGAAATTGATAGTATTAGAAACTTAGGGGGAGTAGTTTTGAAAAATAACAAATATGAAATTGATATGTGCAACGGCACGATCATGGACAAACTGGTTTCATTTTCCTTGCCATTGATGCTTTCTGGAATCCTGCAGTTAATGTTCAATGCAGTGGATATCATCGTCGTCGGTCAGTTTACAGGAAGCGAAGCACTTGCGGCAGTTGGTTCAACGACTGCGCTGATTGCTGTTTTTACGAACTTATTTATTGGAATATCCCTTGGTGCCAATGTGCTTGCTGCACGTTTTTATGCTTCGGGAAAAAACAAAGAAATGTCGGAAACGGTACATACAGCCATTGCCCTGGCATTCGTAAGCGGTATGATCATGGCAGTTGTAGGACTTCTTTTTTCACGGCTTGCATTGGAAATTATGGGTACTCCGGATAATGTTATTGACCAGTCCACACTCTATATGCGAATTTATTTTCTGGGAATGCCATTTTTTATGCTTTATAACTATGGTGCAGCTATTCTGAGAGCAGTAGGAGATACGAAACGTCCGTTGATCTTTTTGATCATATCTGGTCTTGCGAATGCAGGTCTGAATATGCTCCTTGTCGTTGCTTTTAACATGGGTGTAGCCGGAGTTGCTATCGGAACAATTGTTTCTCAGTGCATCTCCTGTATTCTGGTATTACGATGTCTTTACCGTTCAGAAGGAAGCTATCAGCTCAGATTCTCAAAACTCACGATAAAAAGCTTTTATCTGAAACAAATTTTTCAAGTGGGCATTCCGGCGGGTATTCAGAGTACCGTCATCAACCTGTCAAATGCTTTGTTGCAATCTTCTGTGAACTCTTTTGGTTCGATTGCAATGGCAGGATATACTGCAGCAAATAATATTTTTGGATTTCTGTATGTATCTGTAAACTCTGTTACACAATCCTGTATGAGCTTTACCAGTCAGAATTATGGAGTACGGAAAACAAAACGTATGGACAAAGTGCTTCTTGACTGTATTATCCTATCCTTTGCATTTTCTTTTACATTGGGATGTGGAGCTTATTTTTTTGGTAATGAATTGTTGCGTCTGTATACCAGTGATCCGGACGTTATCCAGTGTGGGATTGAAATTCTTGCCTATACAACCGTACCGTATTTCTGTTGCGGAATCATGGATCTGATTCCCGGTGCACTTCGTGGAATGGGACATTCTGGTGTACCAATGATTTTGTCTATCATAGGTACCGTTGGAACACGAATCGTATGGATCTTTGGATTGTTTCCTCATAATAGATCCCTTTCTTTCCTTTTCATTTCATATCCTGTGTCCTGGATTCTGACAATTCTTATGCAGGTAATCTGTTTCTATTTTGTCAGACGCAAAGTTCACAGAAACATCCTGACACAGGGCTGA